The Oncorhynchus masou masou isolate Uvic2021 chromosome 6, UVic_Omas_1.1, whole genome shotgun sequence genome has a window encoding:
- the LOC135541901 gene encoding probable protein BRICK1, protein MAGQEDPVQREIHQDWANREYIEVITSSIKKIADFLNSFDMSCRSRLATLNEKLTALERRIEYIEARVTKGETLT, encoded by the exons ATGGCCGGTCAAGAAGATCCTGTGCAGAGGGAGATTCACCAAGACTGGGCAAATCGAGAATACATTGAGGTTATCACGAGCAGTATCAAGAAAATAGCAGATTTTCTAAATTCCTTCG ATATGTCCTGCCGGTCTCGTTTGGCCACCCTGAACGAAAAGCTGACAGCGTTAGAGCGGAGAATTGAGTACATTGAAGCAAGG GTCACAAAAGGAGAGACATTGACCTAA